Proteins encoded in a region of the Rutidosis leptorrhynchoides isolate AG116_Rl617_1_P2 chromosome 9, CSIRO_AGI_Rlap_v1, whole genome shotgun sequence genome:
- the LOC139867163 gene encoding cyclin-D4-1-like encodes MIPNIDFLASSLLCVEDNNCLCYDDEDYDFDNNRSYTFVNHFKTEHSVLDIPLQTDECLNLLIEKECEQFDAFIDYLYKLKNGKLDLVARQEAIDWITMVHAHFNFRPLSAILAINYLDRFLAVYELPAKDWMMQLLAVACLSLAAKIEETEVPLVLDLQVGGARFIFEAKTIQKMELLVLTTLKWRMQAVTPFSFLDDFLAKVNGGQPTSKSLILTSTQLILGLIKGIEFLEFKPSEIAAAVAIHVVGMGSSKMSALFQYVRKESVLKCLELLKELNGDCTRSLMSGTFTSMPKSPIGVLEAACFSSKTDDSTKRRRLNNTSFELKI; translated from the exons ATGATACCCAACATTGATTTCTTAGCATCAAGTTTACTGTGTGTAGAAGATAATAACTGTTTAtgttatgatgatgaagattatgattttgataataatcgAAGTTACACTTTTGTTAATCATTTTAAAACAGAGCACTCTGTTCTTGATATCCCTTTGCAAACTGATGAGTGTTTAAATTTGTTGATTGAAAAAGAATGTGAACAATTTGATGCATTTATTGATTATTTATATAAACTGAAAAATGGGAAATTGGATCTGGTTGCAAGACAAGAAGCTATTGATTGGATTACAATG GTTCATGCTCATTTCAATTTCAGACCTTTGAGTGCAATTTTAGCAATAAATTACTTGGACAGATTTCTTGCTGTTTATGAATTGCCT GCCAAAGATTGGATGATGCAATTGCTAGCTGTCGCATGTTTATCATTGGCAGCAAAAATTGAAGAGACTGAAGTACCCCTTGTATTAGATTTGCAG GTTGGTGGAGCAAGATTTATATTTGAAGCAAAAACCATTCAGAAAATGGAGTTGCTTGTGCTGACCACATTGAAATGGAGGATGCAGGCAGTTACTCCATTCTCATTTCTTGATGATTTTCTTGCGAAAGTCAATGGCGGTCAACCCACTTCAAAATCTTTGATTTTGACATCAACCCAACTCATTCTAGGATTAATTAAAG GGATTGAGTTCTTAGAATTTAAACCTTCTGAGATAGCAGCAGCAGTGGCAATTCATGTGGTGGGAATGGGATCATCTAAAATGTCTGCTCTTTTTCAATATGTTAGAAAG GAGAGTGTTCTTAAATGCTTAGAACTGTTAAAAGAGTTAAATGGTGATTGTACAAGGAGCTTAATGAGTGGTACATTTACATCAATGCCAAAGAGTCCAATTGGTGTGTTGGAGGCTGCATGTTTTAGCAGTAAAACTGATGATTCTACTAAAAGGAGGAGACTCAACAATACATCCTTTGAGTTAAAGATTTAG